Proteins found in one Halarsenatibacter silvermanii genomic segment:
- a CDS encoding late competence development ComFB family protein: MAEDKHLDRQPFDREQLQKDLHNYTEDFVLDKMEELIMKEEQFEDVCTCRSCLLDIASYTLNRIPAKYIASPQGSLHAKLIEFEHQVNVDIVSVLTKAIRIVSKNPRHDEDNSSPKKPGADKS, from the coding sequence ATGGCCGAAGATAAACATCTCGATCGTCAGCCATTTGACAGGGAACAGCTTCAGAAAGATCTGCACAACTATACCGAAGACTTTGTTCTGGATAAAATGGAAGAACTTATCATGAAAGAAGAACAATTTGAAGATGTATGTACATGCCGCAGCTGCCTTTTAGATATAGCTTCGTACACATTGAATAGAATTCCGGCCAAGTATATAGCGAGTCCCCAGGGCAGCCTGCATGCTAAATTGATAGAGTTTGAACACCAGGTAAATGTCGATATCGTCTCGGTGCTTACTAAAGCAATCAGAATCGTTTCCAAAAACCCCCGACATGATGAGGATAATTCCAGCCCGAAAAAACCCGGTGCTGATAAAAGCTAA
- a CDS encoding GAF domain-containing protein → MSEKNNEEIEAGDYPMKKELYKEIKLELKNLVEDERDWLANLANTAALIFQRLPGINWAGFYLCRQDKTLLLGPFQGRPACTRIPPGEGVCGTALVEEKTLVVPDVHDFPGHIACDPRSKSEIVIPLKKSEKLIGVLDIDSPQLERFDSRDAENLEELTEILLGQSEFVEINFNGGG, encoded by the coding sequence ATGTCTGAGAAGAATAATGAAGAGATAGAAGCAGGAGATTATCCGATGAAAAAAGAACTTTATAAAGAGATCAAATTGGAACTCAAAAATCTGGTTGAAGATGAAAGGGACTGGCTGGCAAATCTGGCCAACACAGCAGCTCTTATTTTTCAAAGGCTACCCGGAATTAACTGGGCGGGTTTTTATCTGTGTCGGCAGGATAAAACTCTGCTGCTGGGGCCTTTTCAGGGAAGGCCGGCCTGTACACGCATCCCACCGGGTGAGGGAGTATGCGGAACCGCCCTGGTCGAAGAAAAGACCCTGGTGGTGCCAGATGTGCATGACTTTCCCGGACACATAGCATGTGATCCCCGGTCTAAATCGGAGATTGTGATTCCTCTGAAAAAAAGTGAAAAATTGATCGGTGTTCTGGATATTGACAGTCCCCAACTGGAACGCTTTGACAGCAGAGATGCTGAAAATCTGGAAGAGCTGACTGAAATACTGCTGGGACAGTCGGAGTTTGTAGAGATAAACTTTAACGGCGGGGGGTAA